One segment of Strix aluco isolate bStrAlu1 chromosome 17, bStrAlu1.hap1, whole genome shotgun sequence DNA contains the following:
- the SNTA1 gene encoding alpha-1-syntrophin produces MAAGRRAPRTGLLELRGPGGQWLRVLLTLAEDVLGVSPADGPGPAAGPGEAPAAQLNGGEPGSAVPEALANIRRTVRVVKQDVGGLGISIKGGRENKMPILISKIFKGLAADQTEALYVGDAILSVNGTDLSEATHDEAVQALKKTGKEVVLEVKYMKEISPYFKNSSAGATVSWDPSPATLQKRSSPLLPPRELRESRTVPLKMCYVSRKCLPTDPEHRYLEVCSADGRVALFLRAKDEATAQSWLSAIQANTGALLPRVKEELRAQLAGAGVVAGRDVKHVGWLTEQLPSAGTRNLLAVLTEKELLLYGSLPQSRDALGKPAHSYPLIATRLVHSGPAKGSALYEAELSFALRTGTRLGVQTHLFSLESPRDLALWTRLLVDGTHGAAELAQEVSAACSWKGQDCTLSVHIDKGFTISTTEPGLSKTILLQQPFEKLQMSSDDGTKMLYLDFGGPEGEIQLDLHSCPKTIVFIIHSFLSAKVTRLGLLA; encoded by the exons ATGGCGGCGGGCAGGCGCGCCCCGCGCACCGGGCTGCTGGAGctgcgcggccccggcgggcagTGGCTCCGCGTCCTGCTCACCCTGGCCGAGGACGTGCTGGGGGTGAGCCCGGCCgacggccccggccccgccgccggccccggcgagGCCCCGGCGGCGCAGCTGAACGGCGGCGAACCGGGCTCCGCCGTGCCCGAGGCGCTCGCCAACATCAGGCGCACGGTGCGCGTCGTCAAGCAGGACGTGGGGGGGCTCGGCATCAGCATCAAAG GTGGCCGAGAGAATAAAATGCCCATCTTGATCTCCAAGATATTTAAGGGGCTGGCAGCAGATCAGACCGAGGCGCTGTACGTGGGGGACGCCATCCTCTCTGTCAACGGGACCGACCTTTCCGAGGCGACGCATGATGAGGCGGTGCAGGCGTTGAAGAAGACGGGCAAGGAGGTGGTCTTGGAAG TGAAGTACATGAAGGAGATCTCACCCTACTTCAAGAACTCCTCCGCGGGGGCGACAGTCAGCTGGGACCCCTCGCCTGCCACCCTGCAGAAGCGGTCATCCCCCCTCCTACCCCCTCGGGAGCTCCGGGAGAGCAGGACCGTGCCTCTGAAGATGTGCTACGTGTCCCGCAAGTGCCTTCCCACCGACCCGGAGCACAG GTACCTGGAGGTGTGCTCGGCGGACGGGCGCGTTGCCCTCTTCCTGCGGGCGAAGGACGAGGCCACGGCGCAGTCGTGGCTCAGTGCCATCCAGGCCAACACGGGTGCCCTGCTGCCGCGGGTGAAGGAGGAGCTGCGAGCCCAGCTGGCAGGCGCTGGCGTGGTGGCTGGACGGGATGTCAAGCACGTGGGCTGGCTGACTGAGCAG CTCCCCAGTGCCGGCACCAGGAACCTCTTGGCCGTCCTCACCgagaaggagctgctgctgtACGGCAGCCTGCCGCAGAGCCGGGACGCCCTGGGCAAGCCCGCGCACAGCTACCCCCTCATTGCCACCAG GCTGGTGCACTCGGGGCCGGCCAAGGGCTCGGCGCTGTACGAGGCGGAGCTGTCGTTCGCGCTGCGCACCGGCACCCGGCTGGGCGTGCAGACACACCTCTTCAGCCTGGAGAGCCCCCGCGACCTGGCGCTGTGGACCCGCCTGCTGGTGGACGGCACCCACGGCGCCGCCGAGCTGGCCCAGGAGGTGTCGGCAG ccTGCTCGTGGAAGGGGCAGGATTGCACCCTGTCCGTCCACATCGACAAGGGCTTCACCATCTCCACCACCGAGCCCGGGCTCAGCAAGACCATCCTGCTCCAGCAGCCCTTCGAGAAGCTGCAGATGTCCTCTGATGACGGCACCAAGATGCTCTACCTGGACTTTGGTGGCCCGGAAGGAGAGATT CAATTAGACCTTCACTCCTGCCCCAAAACCATCGTCTTCATCATCCACTCCTTCCTCTCAGCCAAGGTGACCCGGCTGGGGCTGCTGGCGTGA